The DNA sequence GGCGGGGATCACCGTCCGCACGCCGGTCGGCTCGGCTCTCGACGTCGGTACCGGATCGGGGATCCAGGCGCTGCACGCGGCCCAGCACGCGACCCGGGTCACGGCGACCGATGTCAACCCGCGGGCCCTGGAGTTCACCCGGTTGACGCTGGCGCTGTCGGGTGCCCCCGAAGCGGAACTGCTCGCCGGGTCGCTGTTCGAGCCGGTCGGGGCGGCCACGTACGACCTGATCGTGTCGAATCCGCCCTTCGTGATCTCTCCGGGGGCCCGGCTGACGTACCGGGACGGCGGGATGGGCGGCGACGACCTGTGCCGGACCCTGGTCCAGGAGGCCGGAGCCCGGCTCAACCCGGGCGGATTCGCGCAGTTCCTGGGCAACTGGCAGCACGTGGACGGCGAGGACTGGCACGACCGGGTACGGGCCTGGGTACCGCGCGGCTGCGATGCCTGGATCGTGCAGCGTGACGTGCAGGACGTGACGCAGTACGCGGAGTTGTGGCTGCGCGACGCGGGCGATCACCGCACCGACCCCGCCGAGTACGAACAGCGGTACGAGGACTGGCTGGACGAGTTCGAAGCCCGCAAGACCAAGGCCGTCGGCTTCGGCTGGATCACGCTGCGGCGCAGCGACGCGGCCGAGCCCTCGATCGTGGTCGAGGAGTGGCCGCACTCGGTGGAACAGCCGCTCGGGGAGGCCGTCCTCGACCACTTCGCGCGCCAGGACTACCTGCGCGACCACGATGACGCGGCCCTGCTCGCGGGCTACTTCCGGCTGACCGAGGAGGTCGTGCAGGAGCAGGTCGGCGCGCCCGGCGCGGAGGATCCGGAACACGTCGTGCTCCGGCAGAACCGGGGCATGCGGCGCGCCACCAAGGTCGACACGGTCGGGGCCGGCTTCGCCGGGGTGTGTGACGGATCACTGAGCGCGGGGCGGATTCTGGACGCCATCGCCCAGTTGGTCGAGGAGGACCCGGTGGTCCTGCGGGACCGGACGCCCGAGGCGATCCGGATGCTGGTCGAGCAGGGGTTCCTGGAGCCGCTGACCGGGGCGGACACCGGAGCGGAAGCCGGGGCGGGAGCCCCGGGGGAGTAGGGGCGGCGGCGGCCGTGCGCCGGTGTGCGCCGCCGTGCGCCGGTGCGCCCCGTGCGGGCCCCGGGCACGTCGGAGCCGGGATGTAACCCCAGGTTCGCCTGCCGTCTCCCCCCGGGTGAAACCCTCCGCTCAGCGGGATCCGGGGGGATCCCGGGAGCGGCCCGGGGGATGAGGTGAACGGCATGGAGCACGGTCCGGCGATCTTCGCGGCGGCCGTGTTCCTGCTGTTCGGGGCCGCTCTGCTGGCTTGGACGGGGGCGCGTGCCCTACGCGGCGCGCCGGTGGCCGAGGGTGTGCGCCCCGTCGTGGCCGTACCGGTGGCACTGCTCGCCGGCGGGGTGTCGCTGGCCCTCGGGGTCTGGTGCCTCGGACGGCTCTGAGGGCGGGGGCTCGCTGAGGCGAAGCTCACGGGGCGGGGGCTCCCCGGCATCCGTGCCCCTCGGCATTCGGGCTCCGCGGCAGGCAGGCCCTCGGGGGCCGGG is a window from the Streptomyces sp. NBC_01244 genome containing:
- a CDS encoding DUF7059 domain-containing protein, whose protein sequence is MSTTSLPPGLPARLPSSARAAELRAALLAAGFTADGLLDLLGAPAYAALARSETVPALRATRSRGDGPLASLTRLFLLRQPVPYVHAAAALPVDAALADGWLRREGDELHATVDVRPYGGPDGEDWFIVSDLGCAVGGAGGIGSRDEGVVLGVGGASTTLAGITVRTPVGSALDVGTGSGIQALHAAQHATRVTATDVNPRALEFTRLTLALSGAPEAELLAGSLFEPVGAATYDLIVSNPPFVISPGARLTYRDGGMGGDDLCRTLVQEAGARLNPGGFAQFLGNWQHVDGEDWHDRVRAWVPRGCDAWIVQRDVQDVTQYAELWLRDAGDHRTDPAEYEQRYEDWLDEFEARKTKAVGFGWITLRRSDAAEPSIVVEEWPHSVEQPLGEAVLDHFARQDYLRDHDDAALLAGYFRLTEEVVQEQVGAPGAEDPEHVVLRQNRGMRRATKVDTVGAGFAGVCDGSLSAGRILDAIAQLVEEDPVVLRDRTPEAIRMLVEQGFLEPLTGADTGAEAGAGAPGE